The proteins below come from a single Caenibius sp. WL genomic window:
- a CDS encoding class I SAM-dependent methyltransferase: MTNADEWQNRVGQVWADLFPRTDRAFAGLTQMLLEKLASVPGGAIADVGCGAGELSLALAAARPYADVCGIDISEALLARARERAAGAGNVRFVSGDAAQWQPGDRFRPDLLVSRHGVMFFDDPVAAFAHLRAVAAADARMVFTCFRAASGNVWASGMAHALDLPPPGDPDAPGPFAFAEEDRVRSILTRAGWRDIVLEPADFSFVTGGGPDPIADSLFYFQHIGPAARFLHELDDADHRAALLRKLEQWLRPYRSGDVVAFPAQAWIVSARRRD; the protein is encoded by the coding sequence ATGACGAATGCAGACGAATGGCAGAACCGCGTCGGGCAGGTCTGGGCCGACCTGTTCCCACGGACGGACCGCGCCTTTGCCGGGCTGACTCAGATGCTGCTCGAAAAGCTGGCGTCCGTTCCCGGCGGCGCGATTGCCGATGTGGGCTGCGGGGCAGGGGAACTGTCGCTCGCTCTGGCCGCGGCGCGACCTTACGCCGATGTGTGCGGCATCGATATTTCGGAAGCTTTACTGGCCAGGGCCCGCGAACGGGCGGCGGGCGCGGGGAACGTGCGGTTCGTCAGCGGCGATGCGGCGCAGTGGCAACCCGGCGACCGCTTCCGGCCCGATCTGCTGGTCTCCCGGCATGGGGTGATGTTCTTCGACGATCCGGTTGCGGCTTTCGCGCATCTGCGCGCGGTGGCGGCGGCGGACGCGCGCATGGTCTTCACCTGCTTCCGCGCCGCTTCCGGCAATGTCTGGGCCAGCGGCATGGCGCATGCGCTGGACCTGCCGCCGCCCGGCGATCCCGATGCGCCGGGGCCGTTCGCGTTTGCGGAGGAAGACCGGGTGCGCTCGATTCTCACCCGCGCCGGGTGGCGCGATATCGTTCTCGAACCGGCCGATTTTTCCTTCGTCACTGGCGGCGGCCCCGATCCGATCGCCGATTCCCTGTTCTATTTCCAGCATATCGGCCCGGCCGCGCGGTTTCTGCATGAACTGGACGATGCCGATCACCGGGCTGCGCTTCTGCGCAAGCTCGAACAATGGCTGCGGCCCTATCGCAGCGGCGATGTCGTGGCTTTCCCGGCACAGGCCTGGATCGTTTCGGCACGGCGGCGCGATTGA